Proteins from one Telopea speciosissima isolate NSW1024214 ecotype Mountain lineage chromosome 1, Tspe_v1, whole genome shotgun sequence genomic window:
- the LOC122665767 gene encoding solute carrier family 35 member F2-like isoform X1, translating to MNIRWRSKEVLRVLFLLFLGQVVSFNLAITALCSSLLVDLGVDLPLTQSFFTYALLALVYGCVLLYRRQRLLVPWYWYIPLGFVDVQGNYLVIKAFQYSSITSVTILDCWTIPWVMILTWIFIKTRYSLWQFLGAAICVVGLCLVLLSDAGIAGGGGDKPLLGDTLVIIGTLCYAMSNVGEEYCVKKKDLVEVISMLGVFGLLVSICEISVVERKTIEEVKWTAEIISLFAGFALSTFMFYSLVPFVLKMSGATLFNLSILTSDMWAVVIRIFFYHQQVDWLYYLAFGGVALGIIIYSVSSERDPVPTTAIADGGLNIQYEALSQESAASGNEVLAA from the exons ATGAACATCAGGTGGAGGAGTAAGGAGGTATTGCGCGTCttgttcctcctcttccttgGCCAAGTTGTTTCTTTCAACCTCGCCATCACTGCCCTCTGTTCCTCCCTCTTGGTTGATTTAG GTGTCGATCTGCCTCTTACACAGTCGTTCTTTACTTATGCTTTACTAGCCTTGGTTTACGGTTGCGTTCTTTTGTATAGGCGCCAAAGGTTATTG GTTCCTTGGTATTGGTACATCCCGTTGGGCTTTGTTGATGTTCAAGGGAATTATCTCG TTATTAAGGCATTCCAGTACTCATCAATTACTAGTGTGACCATTTTGGATTGTTGGACAATACCATGGGTCATGATTCTCACCTGGATTTTCATAAAGACCCGATATTCCTTGTGGCAGTTCTTGGGTGCAGCTATCTGTGTGGTAGGCCTCTGTTTAGTGCTTCTCTCAGATGCTGGGATTGCTGGTGGAG GTGGGGACAAACCTCTTCTGGGTGATACACTTGTTATTATTGGTACACTGTGCTATGCAATGAGCAATGTTGGAGAG GAGTACTGTGTCAAAAAGAAAGATCTTGTTGAAGTGATTTCAATGCTTGGTGTCTTTGGATTGTTAGTGAGTATATGTGAGAT ATCTGTTGTGGAAAGGAAGACTATTGAAGAAGTCAAATGGACTGCAGAAATT ATATCACTGTTTGCTGGCTTTGCATTGTCGACTTTTATGTTCTACTCTTTGGTTCCTTTTGTTCTGAAG ATGAGCGGGGCTACATTGTTCAATCTCTCCATTCTCACCTCAGATATGTGGGCAGTTGTTATCCGCATTTTCTTTTACCACCAGCAG GTCGACTGGTTGTACTATCTCGCTTTTGGTGGTGTGGCTCTTGGAATCATCATTTATTCAGTAAG CAGTGAGAGAGATCCTGTTCCCACAACAGCCATTGCAGATGGGGGTCTTAATATCCAGTATGAAGCTCTCAGTCAAGAAAGTGCAGCTTCTGGAAATGAGGTTTTGGCTGCATGA
- the LOC122665758 gene encoding organelle RRM domain-containing protein 1, chloroplastic isoform X2 — MKFLSPTTTTTTFNGACTITFQSLNTRTTHDIHLFPLVIKVPTLSNNNKRNGCRFTSPKNPLTYATLSSSFSSVPTTTIAAAAATSDFLSLSSATGDQHHWMVLMEKPPDGLRSKSEIIDYYVKTLAKLSGSEKEAQMCIYDASWQTNFGFCCDIDEETSRQLASLPEVLFIRPDPDINSLKKDYRFSDLQLGRLSSSKGGTSLLFPEGNSKYWLVRMEKPAVEVVTKAQMVDYYVQILTKVLGYEKDAQMCIYHISWKNSFGFCCVLNEECAQELAGNEKPKESTTTSDSSDANQIPSIKTKRLFVTGLSFYTSEKTLRAAFESFGELVEVKIIMDKISKRSKGYAFIEYTTEEAAGAALKEMNGKIINGWMIVVDVAKINPPKYSRGQPKPTI; from the exons ATGAAGTTCCTCTctccaaccaccaccaccaccaccttcaacGGAGCATGCACCATTACTTTTCAATCACTGAATACCCGGACGACCCATGACATCCACCTCTTCCCCTTGGTAATCAAAGTACCCACCTTATCAAACAACAACAAGAGAAATGGTTGCAGATTCACTTCGCCTAAGAACCCTCTTACTTACGCAACtctgtcctcttctttttcttctgtacCTACAACAACaattgcagcagcagcagcaacttcGGATTTTCTGTCATTGTCTTCTGCCACAGGTGACCAACACCACTGGATGGTTCTCATGGAGAAACCTCCAGATGGGCTACGCTCCAAATCGGAAATCATCGATTACTATGTTAAAACCCTAGCTAAGCTTTCGGGAAG CGAGAAGGAAGCTCAGATGTGTATTTACGATGCGTCTTGGCAGACCAATTTTGGCTTCTGCTGCGATATTGATGAAGAGACTTCTCGTCAGCTCGCTA GTCTACCAGAAGTTCTATTCATTAGGCCAGACCCAGATATTAACTCTTTAAAAAAAGACTACAGGTTCTCAGACCTTCAGTTGGGTCGCCTATCTAGTTCAAAAGGTGGaacttctcttttgtttcctgAGGGGAATTCCAAGTACTGGCTTGTTCGCATGGAGAAACCAGCCGTTGAAGTTGTTACGAAGGCCCAAATGGTAGATTATTATGTTCAAATACTGACAAAAGTTCTGGGGTA TGAGAAGGATGCTCAAATGTGTATATATCATATTTCTTGGAAAAATAGTTTTGGATTCTGTTGTGTACTCAATGAAGAGTGTGCTCAGGAACTagctg GTAATGAAAAACCAAAGGAGTCAACTACTACGTCAGACTCTTCAGATGCCAATCAGATACCCAGTATAAAAACGAAAAGGCTTTTTGTTACTG GCCTTTCCTTTTATACATCAGAGAAGACGTTGCGTGCAGCATTTGAAAGCTTTGGTGAGCTTGTGGAAG TTAAAATTATAATGGATAAGATATCTAAAAGGTCCAAGGGTTATGCATTCATTGAATATACCACAGAAGAAGCTGCAGGTGCTGCATTAAAAGAGATGAATGGAAAG ATCATTAATGGTTGGATGATTGTTGTTGATGTTGCCAAGATAAACCCACCAAAATACAGCAGAGGTCAACCAAAACCAACCATCTGA
- the LOC122665758 gene encoding organelle RRM domain-containing protein 1, chloroplastic isoform X1, which produces MKFLSPTTTTTTFNGACTITFQSLNTRTTHDIHLFPLVIKVPTLSNNNKRNGCRFTSPKNPLTYATLSSSFSSVPTTTIAAAAATSDFLSLSSATGDQHHWMVLMEKPPDGLRSKSEIIDYYVKTLAKLSGSEKEAQMCIYDASWQTNFGFCCDIDEETSRQLASLPEVLFIRPDPDINSLKKDYRFSDLQLGRLSSSKGGTSLLFPEGNSKYWLVRMEKPAVEVVTKAQMVDYYVQILTKVLGYEKDAQMCIYHISWKNSFGFCCVLNEECAQELAGVPGVSSVLPDVNFGSENKDYGGNEKPKESTTTSDSSDANQIPSIKTKRLFVTGLSFYTSEKTLRAAFESFGELVEVKIIMDKISKRSKGYAFIEYTTEEAAGAALKEMNGKIINGWMIVVDVAKINPPKYSRGQPKPTI; this is translated from the exons ATGAAGTTCCTCTctccaaccaccaccaccaccaccttcaacGGAGCATGCACCATTACTTTTCAATCACTGAATACCCGGACGACCCATGACATCCACCTCTTCCCCTTGGTAATCAAAGTACCCACCTTATCAAACAACAACAAGAGAAATGGTTGCAGATTCACTTCGCCTAAGAACCCTCTTACTTACGCAACtctgtcctcttctttttcttctgtacCTACAACAACaattgcagcagcagcagcaacttcGGATTTTCTGTCATTGTCTTCTGCCACAGGTGACCAACACCACTGGATGGTTCTCATGGAGAAACCTCCAGATGGGCTACGCTCCAAATCGGAAATCATCGATTACTATGTTAAAACCCTAGCTAAGCTTTCGGGAAG CGAGAAGGAAGCTCAGATGTGTATTTACGATGCGTCTTGGCAGACCAATTTTGGCTTCTGCTGCGATATTGATGAAGAGACTTCTCGTCAGCTCGCTA GTCTACCAGAAGTTCTATTCATTAGGCCAGACCCAGATATTAACTCTTTAAAAAAAGACTACAGGTTCTCAGACCTTCAGTTGGGTCGCCTATCTAGTTCAAAAGGTGGaacttctcttttgtttcctgAGGGGAATTCCAAGTACTGGCTTGTTCGCATGGAGAAACCAGCCGTTGAAGTTGTTACGAAGGCCCAAATGGTAGATTATTATGTTCAAATACTGACAAAAGTTCTGGGGTA TGAGAAGGATGCTCAAATGTGTATATATCATATTTCTTGGAAAAATAGTTTTGGATTCTGTTGTGTACTCAATGAAGAGTGTGCTCAGGAACTagctg GTGTTCCCGGTGTTTCATCTGTTTTGCCTGATGTAAATTTTGGGTCAGAGAACAAGGATTATGGAG GTAATGAAAAACCAAAGGAGTCAACTACTACGTCAGACTCTTCAGATGCCAATCAGATACCCAGTATAAAAACGAAAAGGCTTTTTGTTACTG GCCTTTCCTTTTATACATCAGAGAAGACGTTGCGTGCAGCATTTGAAAGCTTTGGTGAGCTTGTGGAAG TTAAAATTATAATGGATAAGATATCTAAAAGGTCCAAGGGTTATGCATTCATTGAATATACCACAGAAGAAGCTGCAGGTGCTGCATTAAAAGAGATGAATGGAAAG ATCATTAATGGTTGGATGATTGTTGTTGATGTTGCCAAGATAAACCCACCAAAATACAGCAGAGGTCAACCAAAACCAACCATCTGA
- the LOC122665767 gene encoding solute carrier family 35 member F2-like isoform X2 produces the protein MNIRWRSKEVLRVLFLLFLGQVVSFNLAITALCSSLLVDLGVDLPLTQSFFTYALLALVYGCVLLYRRQRLLVPWYWYIPLGFVDVQGNYLVIKAFQYSSITSVTILDCWTIPWVMILTWIFIKTRYSLWQFLGAAICVVGLCLVLLSDAGIAGGGGDKPLLGDTLVIIGTLCYAMSNVGEEYCVKKKDLVEVISMLGVFGLLVSICEISVVERKTIEEVKWTAEIISLFAGFALSTFMFYSLVPFVLKMSGATLFNLSILTSDMWAVVIRIFFYHQQVDWLYYLAFGGVALGIIIYSVSERDPVPTTAIADGGLNIQYEALSQESAASGNEVLAA, from the exons ATGAACATCAGGTGGAGGAGTAAGGAGGTATTGCGCGTCttgttcctcctcttccttgGCCAAGTTGTTTCTTTCAACCTCGCCATCACTGCCCTCTGTTCCTCCCTCTTGGTTGATTTAG GTGTCGATCTGCCTCTTACACAGTCGTTCTTTACTTATGCTTTACTAGCCTTGGTTTACGGTTGCGTTCTTTTGTATAGGCGCCAAAGGTTATTG GTTCCTTGGTATTGGTACATCCCGTTGGGCTTTGTTGATGTTCAAGGGAATTATCTCG TTATTAAGGCATTCCAGTACTCATCAATTACTAGTGTGACCATTTTGGATTGTTGGACAATACCATGGGTCATGATTCTCACCTGGATTTTCATAAAGACCCGATATTCCTTGTGGCAGTTCTTGGGTGCAGCTATCTGTGTGGTAGGCCTCTGTTTAGTGCTTCTCTCAGATGCTGGGATTGCTGGTGGAG GTGGGGACAAACCTCTTCTGGGTGATACACTTGTTATTATTGGTACACTGTGCTATGCAATGAGCAATGTTGGAGAG GAGTACTGTGTCAAAAAGAAAGATCTTGTTGAAGTGATTTCAATGCTTGGTGTCTTTGGATTGTTAGTGAGTATATGTGAGAT ATCTGTTGTGGAAAGGAAGACTATTGAAGAAGTCAAATGGACTGCAGAAATT ATATCACTGTTTGCTGGCTTTGCATTGTCGACTTTTATGTTCTACTCTTTGGTTCCTTTTGTTCTGAAG ATGAGCGGGGCTACATTGTTCAATCTCTCCATTCTCACCTCAGATATGTGGGCAGTTGTTATCCGCATTTTCTTTTACCACCAGCAG GTCGACTGGTTGTACTATCTCGCTTTTGGTGGTGTGGCTCTTGGAATCATCATTTATTCAGTAAG TGAGAGAGATCCTGTTCCCACAACAGCCATTGCAGATGGGGGTCTTAATATCCAGTATGAAGCTCTCAGTCAAGAAAGTGCAGCTTCTGGAAATGAGGTTTTGGCTGCATGA